The segment AACTTCTATCAAAGAGCCTTGTTAGCAAATGCCCTCACCAGTGCACTTCGGTTACACCAGAGGCTTCCACGATTTCAGCTAAGCAGAgcttttctggctcaggcttTGCAGGAGGACAGCTGCCATTACTTGCTCTACTCACTCATCCTAGTCAATTCTTACCCCATCACAAGTATCCTTTCACCTCATACAATTTCTTAGAGTAATTCTGGAAGCCTAAAGTACATGCTGtgtgagtttatttattattaattaaagcaatagagaactatttctttatttgtgcgGCTCCAAGATTAATGTCTAAATGTTTGAAACTGTTTCttgctggaaataaaagaatttgATGGCTAGAAAACAAGCTTATAAGCTAAAttgttataaaaaatatttttcctcttAAGTCAGGTTGTTTTTGCAAAAGATTTGTAATTTATGAGTTGTagtgtttcttttcttatgaTGGTGTGTTAGGATTTCTGTGGGGCACCTCAGAGAAGTTATCAATTGGTAAAATTGGTAAAATCTGTTGCATTTTCTGAATCCCAGCTTTGTCCTTTGTAAAAGCACAAAACGATTTTATGATGTAAAGTAAGAAGATCCTTAACATCTGTGCCCAGTGAGCATCTTcccagttttcctgttttctttgcttcatgCAACTACCTACACAAAGAAAGTCCTTGATGTGAGTAACAACCACTGATCAATTGACATAGTGGCTTTAAAGTTGTTTATCAAAATGTACAGTATGGCTGAAAGCATGCATGCAGCAGCCAAATTGTGTTTGAAGTATCTACTTAATCAACCAACCAGAGATGTAAATGTAACTCAAAAGTATAAAAGCTAATGAACATTGATGTAACTTCCTTCTGTGCTCCATTGAAAACTTGTTCTgcagttttgttgtttctgaCTCTGTTTTTCTTGCAGTCTATGGGGCCCACCAGCCTGATGTTTATCAGAAACCTGCTGGACAAACTAACAACCAATCAGCAGAACATCCTGAAGTTTATCGCCTGTAATGAGATCTTCTTAATGCCTGCTACCGTTTTTATGCTCTTCAGGTATGTTCACAACTCAAGTCTAAGTCTTCTGAGGACATACTGTATGCTATTAATCTAGCAATTTATATCTGTGCCACTATCAGTGTGGTGGAGCTACTGATAGTTGACTGTTACTTCATGCTCAGTAATTAGTATTACTGTATTTTACTGTAACGACCAAATGCATGTTTTCACAACAGTATTCATATGTAAATGTTATGTGGGATAATGTGTTACTGCATTGtcacattataaaaatgttctcCTTGCATGTTGCAATTTAGATGAATGtgtaaaatattctttaaagtgtttatcaaacacatttttttttcttgtgaacAGTGGCCAGGGAAgcttgttgctgccttttatttacTACAGATTCCTCACCCTCCGCTACACATCCAGAAGAAATCCATACTGTCGGTAAGGTCTTCAATATAAAACAATGTTATCATTTAATATAATTGTAAATTATattattgtaaatgtaaatcatttaattttataatgtAGCTTAATAATTCAAAATATTGAAGTAAAAATACAGCAAGTCTGTTTATTGTGAACACTGCCTAAACAAAGTATTAGTTTTCAAAACAAGTAATGTAGAAAGTGTTGAAACTCCTTTGTCAACACACTTCACAGGTGTAGTTACTAACGTATTGTGTCAGTCTGTACACTGAATATTGTGTTTCAGTCTGAGGTTTTTGGATTATAAGAGGAATGCATCAATGCTGATGAGAGATTCAGTCGTCTGGGCTTATGCTAAACCACACGGCaatgtaaattgtaaataatggcataaaataatataaatttgtGTAACTTTGAAAGGGTTTAAAGTTTAATGACTTCATTTTTTTCAGCTGGATGATTTTGAGCAGCTGTTTAAACAGAAGTTAACAAATATGTTGGAGGTTTCTTGatcatctttttttatctttcttccttttccctCCCAGCACCTTGTTCACAGAACTGCGAATTCTTCTGGAGCACTTCATCATGAAGCCTGCCTGTCCCGCCTTTTTCAGGAGAATGTGCCTCAGCAGTATCGCCTTTGTCAGCCGCCTCGCTCCCACGggagtctgattttttttttttttttttcccccccaagcCATGTAATATGTGACTTAAACTTTGATGGGGACAGGCATTGCCATCAATGGAAGAAACTTTGTTTTGAATGTCAACTTTGCAGTCTGACCTccatattttctgtaaatttggGTACAGTTGAAGAGGATCCAGTAATGCACTGAAGTGTCTTAGTGATATTTCTTTTTCCATGTTCTTAGTGTGACCTCATTCAAGCACTGGAGACCCTCCCATTTTATGTTCCCTGAACATATTACAGTTGACATCAGTGGTGTTTTCTGTATCAGCtggtttcattttttcttttcatgtcattatttattcatgaaattGTTTATTCTGTGATTACATGTTAACATTCTGCGATTAGTAACTTAATGAAAAAGTGATTCTGCATAATTGAAATGGCCCATTTGATTAATATTCAtgtacatttaattttccaTCTTATTTCTTTTGTGCAAAGTATCTGTTATAATTTGTCTTAATGCCTGactatagatgtttttttttatctattccAACTACCGACTCTTAACAGCATACTAAATTATGTAGCTACGCTGTCAGTATGGGTGTTAAGCTGAGAAAAATATCTACTGTGTTACCAAACATTTTATTGTAGGATTTATGTTAATTTACACAGTGCATGTTGACTTTTTAATGCCTCCTGACCTTGTTTGATGACAAATCAATGTTTCTATAGTTTTCAAGCTTAATGCCTGCTTTTAAATTCCATCACGTTTTAATGTGCTTATTTGCCCACAGACTTCACATTTCtattatgaaaataaagttattgCTTCGATAACCTGGTAAAAGAATGAATAGTTACTgggctttttctcttttttttgtcattatatGGAATATTTGCCCATCGCAtatttaaaagtacattttaagtCCGAATCACCTTACTTGCTGAATACTTTTTGTGTGTAAGAAACTGTTCTGAAAAACAGTTATAGTATGCAAACCTTAATTGTAACGTATCTCTAGTATCATTCACCGGCTTTCAACACGGTAGTAATTGAGGATGTAAACTAAATTTgtagagtttgtgtgtgtgtatgaagttTGAAGCGTTCAACAAATGCAAAAAATTggtaagacaaaaaaaaagaagagtccAACCAATCCGTTTTTAACTTGAATTCCCTTCATTCACTGTCATCCAATAGAATCACAGTTTGTTTGAAGCTTTAGCGTTACCATTGGCAACATCAACTGCGTACTAGCGCATATCACACAGTTATCACTtaacattggaaaaaaaaaaaaaaaaaaagcgttcAAACTGCTCAAACACACGTAGTGACTTGTTTAGGGTGTTTGATTTAGACCATTCTGTTAAAGATGATTTCCGCTCATTGAAGAAGACAGCTGGCTGGGAAACTAATCGTGTTAGCCAATTAGCTTGCTAGCTAACGCTAGCACGTAGAGCTAATCTTCTTTCCTAAAATAATCCTTGTCTCAACCGGCATCATTGTCCTCTTATAATtcgtctgtgttttttttctctgacaaGTTATAAACTGACCAGAGTGGACTGAGGCTAATGTTTCCTGTAGCTGTGTGACCTGATAGCTTACCTGGAAGATTTGCATCACACTTTTCAAAGTAAAGAGAGAAGATGGAGGTCCACCTCAGTAGAGTTGATTATATTCAGGTAACACGAattataaacagtttttttataGGATTGTTCTACTCTTTTCATGCTGTAGTTGCTATTGAATTAAGTCTGATTCTGAGTGTcgttttattattataactgTGTACATGTTCTTTCCTACTTCCTCAGGTTGGTGTCACATCCCAGAAAACTATGAGGCTACTTCCAGCATTGGGGAAAAAGGCAACCCAAAAGGTAATGCTTTTAATTCATGAGCATGGTCAGTGTTAAATTATGAACCTTATATAAGGGTTTTTGGTGCatattatttttctgtaaatccCTCACTGTTGTTGCAGTTTCCATTTTTGATTGACATCTAACATCACATTTTATAACCAAATTTAGACCAGATTTAGCTCTGTTACTCTGATATGAAAAATAAGTCCAGCTGCATTTTTTCAAGCTGTTATGGCTAAAAAAATTAGTTatttatatgaagaaaatgattTTATAGTGGGTTGCCGCAGATTAATTTGTGTGTGATGTATAATTTCACGTCACTTGactaaaaatagaataaaagctcTTGATTCATTACAGTCTTTTAGTTGGGGGATAAGTTGTACAATCACCACATCATCATCCCTGAACTTCCACATGTCCGTTCTTTCAAAACAGTTCTGTAGACAAGCTGTAATTTCATCTGTTCACACTTACAGAGTTTTTGCTGATAGCTTACTCTTTTTGTGTTGGctaagaaaagtttttaagatAAGCAGGGGACCTTTGAATTATGAGAAGATTTGTAGCTGCCAAGAACGTTCTTGTAAATATTGTCCTGGTTGTTTCTTCCTGTGGCTGGAATTTGAAAATGTTATTGCAGTTAAGGGAAAACCATTTTATTTCCGTTATCATGCTTGACTGGGGCCCTGTTGTGTTTCAGGTTGCTATTGCAGATCACGATGGAATACTGACATGTTTTGGAATGAAAAAGGGAGAAGCGGTGGTGtgttgagatttttttattataaatcagctatgttgttttgaaataaaatgtttctgccaAATAATGTATTTGACTCTCTTTTTCAGCCTGTGTTTAAAACACTTCCAGGACAGAAGATTGTCAGAATGGGCCTTGGAGGTGCTGTGGGAACTCCCCAGGAGAAGATCTTTGTCTGTTCTGGTTCTCAGGTCCGAGGATTCACCAAGAAAGGCAAACAGTTCCTCACCTTTGACGCCAACCTCACTGAGAGCATTAATGCCATGTAGGAACCATTTCTCCTTATTTTGACTTAACTCTGCTTGACTGACGTGTGGGACTGTTTGATCTTTGCCATTCTGAGTAATGTTGACAATGTCTTTTACAGGCATGTTTCAGGGGCTgacctgtatgtgtgtgcaagTTACATCTACAACCACTATTGTGACTGTAAGGATCAAGACTACTTCCTCTCTGGAGACAAAATCAATGATATAACATGTGTTTCCTCAGAAAAGCTCTTTCGCCTCATCCCAGTCTTGGCTTGTCAAGATCGAGTTCTTAGAGTCTTGCAGGTAAGCTAAACTCAGATTTAATGTTCAGATTTCAGAATGTTTCCAGTCACATGGTATTCGAGGTATTTTCTATGATATTTGTCTAATAATTACAGGGATCTGAACTTGCATATGACATTGAAGTTCCTGGTCCTCCATCTGTTTTGGAACTGTACAGTAAAGATGGAGGTAAGTCAGTTTGTCTGTTTTGCTGTGTATTAACAGTAAAACGTAATACTGCTTCATTTAGACCAAATGTAACGTCATTGATTCCTTTTTCAGGAGAGGAAATCCTCTATGGAACCACAGATGGGAAAATAGGGTTGGTCCAGATTGGTGATCGCTCAGCTGCAACAAAGTGGGAGATTGataatgacaaaaagaaaggaggtatattttattgttcatACTAGTGTTTTGCATAATTTAGCTATTTATCTAGTTATAAAACATTTCACGCAGCGAATGTTATTTGAACACAGGAGATATTTAAATTCTGTTGTGACTAAGACTCTAAAATTACATTTCTGGCTGCTTTATTTATGTACAAACCATAAGCCATTTATGTTTTGGTTCAACTTATCACAAGACTATGAATCATTTTTATCTTCCCTCAGGAATTCTTTGCATCGACACATTTGACATTATTGGAGATGGAGTAAATGACATCCTTGTGGGCAGGGATGACGGCACAGTTGAGGTCTATGGTTTTGACAGCTCTAGTGAGCCCACCTTACGCTTTGAACAtgtaggtttgttttttttttggtttgtttttttgttttttgtttttttttctggcaaaATATTATCAGTAAGTAGATTTATCTGTACGTTTTTCCTTCTACCTGTAACCGAGCCCTACTATTAAGCTGGCTAATTGATGACAGTATAAAGTTTGTTTGTAGCAAAGTACAATTGATTCCTGAAAAAAATGACGAAAGACATACATTTTAAGTAACATTTTCCTTAACTCACTTGAAGTGAAAATTGTCTGTCCACTTCCTTCCATCGACTTGTATGTAATCACACCACATTTCGCTGCACTTGGACTAAACACACCATTACGAGCAGCCGACACATTAggtttgtgtttcattttaacCTTGTAAGTTTAACTTAGGGCGTACAATGgattttaatgtgttaaagAGTTGCAGTATATATGCTTAAAGTCTGAGCTTTCAGTGTCCCAAAGCTTAATCTCTGAAAACCTGGCATGATCACAAGTGGCTGGTAAATTCATAGCATGATGGAGAAGGAAGTAAAGGTTGGCGGTTCAGATATTAGCAGCAAAAATTTTAACAAGATGTTgatccatttttcttttgtttacatttttacttcaACAAAAAAGTTTCTTTCATTATTGGCCAAAATTTCCCTTTTCTTGGTTGCAGGTGTTGTCCGAGAGTGTGACGTCGATCCAGGGTGGCTGTGTGGGCAAAGAGTCTTATGATGAGGTCTTGACTGCCACTTACACAGGTTAGATGAGATTGTTTTCAAAAGACATACAGTGAGTTTATACATTTCTTCTCAGAAATGGAAGCGAAAAAGGGTTGATCGTCCCATTCACCTGGTTTTCTTCACTTTTCATTTGAGACATTGCCACTTAAACTGTTCAGAATTCAAAAGGATTGAAACTCTATTTCAAGTAAAAAAGCTGTAGTTTTCAACACAAGCTCCTTTCCTTCTCTCAGGATGGGTAACTGGTTTGACCACCGAGCCCCAGAAGGCTGAGGGTGGTCCAGGAGACGAGGTCAGGATGAGCAAGGAGACACAATCTAAAGTTGAAGCACTCAGGTAGAAACACAGTAATATACTATTTCTTTGGTTTAAGTAGGATTTCAAAACAAACCTGTTCTTCACTCAGTCATATTGTTTGATGCCTTTTAGGGCAGAATTGGAGCAGCTTCAGGTTAAAGTCCTCCAGGGACGTGAACAGTACCAGCAGACCACTCAGTCAAGCACTGCTGTCTCAGCTGTGCCCGTCTTCAGCATCAACGACAAGTTCACTCTTTGCCAGGACGATGCCAGCTACAGTCTCACGTTGGAGGTGCAGACTGCCATTGACAACCTGTTGCTTCAGGTACATGCAGCAATTAAACACTCTGATGTCAGAATGTAACTGTAAATTTGCagaatttaactttaattttgaTCTTTTACAGAGTGACGTGCCCATAGACCTGCTGGATGTGGATAAGAACTCAGCTGTTGTGAGTTTCAGTGAATGCGACTCAGAGGTGAGCTTTGTAATCTGTTTATAGGGCAGACATTGTGCACAAATAAAGCCACAAACTTACTTTTGAGGCCTGACTCCTTATTCTGTTTCCAGCAGCCTAATGGGAACTTCCTCTTGGCCACCTACAGATGTCAAGCCAACACTACCAGACTTGAGCTTAAGGTAATCATATATCTACAGTATTTCTGTCACTATTGTATTTAAAGTCATAATACAAGAGTTGGTTTAGTTTTGTATGATTGTGGTTTCCTGATACTTTCTACTGCCTTTATGTTGGGGTTATGTGGTGGCTGTATTAAAAATGGCTACCTACCCCATTTGTTAAAATTACTGTACATATAATTTAGTCCATCACTGAAGAAGAATGTGTTTAATCCACAATTAACTCCATTCCTAGGTGAGATCCATTGAGGGACAGTATGGAACCCTACAGGCTTACATTACACCAAGACTGCAGCCCAAGACCTGCCAAGTCCGGCAATACCAGATCAAACCCCTGTCCCTGCACCAGCGGACTCACAGCATAGACCCAGACAGGTGAAGATTTTAGTtataaaaattaagtaaaaactgGATTGATTGCATTTGAAAGTATATTCAGATCACAGAGGTATGAATTTAGATTTGTTACACTAACTCTAAGTTGAAGAGTTATCTTAGATGAATTGTTGAAATGGACTATAAAAGATATTATTGACACCAGAAATGATTAGTACAGTGTTTTTATATTCTTCAATAGATTAATAGATTTGTTTCAAAGTTGACAAGTTAAGAACAGTAATGTAAAGTTGGTGTCACTTGCtcatgtattgtttttattctgtttttcttttttttttttttttctgttttttaatgaacattatCTCTTGTTTTGACTCTATGACTTTGTTTCAGACCCATGAACCGGCTCAGCCTGGTGGGACAGTTCAGTTTTGCAGAGATCCATTCTTGGGTGGTTTTCTGTTTGCCAGAGGTGCCTGAGAAAACACCAGCAGGAGAGAGCATTACTTTCTATTTCCATAACACGTTCCTTGGCACACAGCTTGAAGCCACATACTGGTAAATACTAAAACTTTACACTCtttaaaattgttaaaagaTTTCCAAGGAGTTGAAGTATGAATTAAATTCTTcattttgttagatttttttcttgccAAATCAAGTCTTTTGCACAGTAAagagttaaaatatttacacagttcatttaaatcttttatcgttaaatgtttttgataataaccatgtttattttctgtatgtctATATCAGCAAAGGGGAGGGCCACTTCAAGTCCGACAACATCTCTACCATCTCCATTCTGAGCGATGTTCTCTCTAAAGAAGCtaccaaaaagaaaatcaatctAAACGTTTCATatggtattttatttttattatttaattctttttatttatttttttgttgttgttgttttgtagatttaaaaataataattacatgtttattaaacttttaGATATTAATGATGACTCTGTGAGCCACACCCTCAGGATGATCCATCCAAAGCTGGAGTATCAGTTGTTGCTGGCTAAGAAGGTTCAGCTTGTCGATGCTCTGAAAGTAAGTATGGATTAGAAATTGCCTTTTTCttcaaataagaaaacaaactttaacaaactggccactgatggccattCCTACATCTGCTTCAGGACCAGAATTTAACACAGCTAGAAGACAACTTGAGCCTAAAAATGATCATGTGCACATTATTCATctttagtaaaaacaaaatttgtcCCACACtggtcttttgtgtgtgtgtgtgtgtttttcctaaTAATAGTAAAGGTGTTGCATATATATTTGTCCCTAATTTATATCAACGTCATTCCCTTTGTGGTTTGCAGGAGCTTCAGGTTCATGAAGGGAACGCCGATTTTCTCGTCCCAGAGTATCGCAGCATCTTGGATGATTCTTCTAATCTTCTTGAGGAATACAAGAAGCAGCCAGCACACCTGGAAAGACTTTATGGTGAAGTTTAACTGTCACATCTCGCCAATAATCATTGCCTCTTCGTGTCACTGTTAAGCATGTCAGCTTCAGTAATCTATatcttttgtgtttctctttcctGCAGGAATGATCACTGACCTCTTCATTGACAAATTCAAGTTCAAGGGCCAGAATGTGAAAACAAAGGTGTCCTCATTGTTGGAGATCCTTGATAATTATGAGTTAAATTCACTGCTGGATTTTTTCAATGAGGCATGAAATCAGAtagacaaaattattttatttatctctgtGCTGTTTTTGCATTGTAAATATAGCATTCTTGTGATAGTAACAGTTTGTGTTAGTGttgttatattttcatttagaaactGTTCTTACAGTGCTGGATGTTTaagttataatatttttttatagtgttgTACAAGTGTACAGTACAAGGATTATTCTCCAGGTTCCTTTTTATGTTGAatgctttattttctgtttgaaagttcactaacaaaatataaatctttgaaatttaCGTTTTTATATCATTTCCAAAGGACTTTGAATACCCCatattgataaaaaaataatctgataaTCTTATGCTATGATAGATTATTgtactggaaaaagaaaaaaagttttggtATAGTGATACCATATTTGACAAAGGCTTAGTCATTTTTCTACATGACATGTTTGAGTATAATTAATTAAACCGTTATCACTGTAATAATTCATTAATTGCAAAACATGGTTTCCAGGTGTGgctgatgtgtttgttttttaatcatataatATCACATACACAAGTATAAATCTACCGCTATGCTCTTTTATCTGTATAGAAAACTAAGTCTGAAGATTCAACATTCAAATATTATATTGTGTGATGTCATATTATATCTACATATGATATTTTGGAGGgaaatgtcatgtttattttacaacttatgacagatagatagatagatagatagatagatagatagatagatagatagatagatagatagatagatagatagatagatagatagcagCATGTATTGGCACAAATACATACAAAGATTACTAACAAAAGGCAAAAGAAACATACAGATCTATATATACCAGAAAGTAAACTAAATATACAAATCTATGTACAACATATCCAAAACAACAGTGCAAGAGAGAATAAGTTAGCAGAATAGGCtatagaaatatataaatttaaataaggatGTGCAAAATCAAAtctaagaaaaacaatgtgcaaaccacaataaattttttaaaagtacaatCAAATGAAAAGTGGTTAAAAGCAACAGATAAAACCTGTTTTCCAGGCAGGCCCTAACCTTAAACAATTAGATTTTCCATTTGTTGAGTATCCTGTGTTGTAACAGCTGATTTTCCTATATAACGCTCCTGTTAGGAGGTAATCTTTGTGACAAACCGGttttgaatttttaattatACTAATTTGGGCTATTTCAGTTGCCGTACAAGTTTGACGTCACTATCCACGCTCTCTACGATTGGTTCGTTTCAATACTCGCGGGCTACTTGAACTGAAAAACCAGCCTCCTAGTACATGTTTCTGTGTAAATGGATCGTGGTTAGCTACTCTGTGCACAGGTTAGTTTTcgtttaaaaatatacaaatatggCAGCTTGACGTTCTGGTTTTAGCCAGTCTGCAAGGAGctgcatattttgtttttgtttgctcgGTACTAATACCGCATTTCCGAGTGTCGTTGCCATCTCAACTGTTTAGTTTTGATTGTGACTCCTAATTTTCGCAATCGGGATACCAGCTAATGCTCGTTTCCCTTATAACTGCCCACACGCGGTCTTTTGTTACGGATTTCTTTCACGAAGAGCTACCAACGCTTGTGTTTTTGCTAATTAAGTGGAGACCGGCAAACCTTTTTGTTTGAAAGGGAAGGAAGAGAAAGATGTCCCAAGCTAACAGGCAAGGAAGCGCGGCTAACGAATACCGCAACCAGGAGAA is part of the Melanotaenia boesemani isolate fMelBoe1 chromosome 7, fMelBoe1.pri, whole genome shotgun sequence genome and harbors:
- the tmem33 gene encoding transmembrane protein 33: MADTNQQNLPPQPGPVQFLMSNKLETAMWLSRLFTVYCSVMFILPILGPYAAANFYQRALLANALTSALRLHQRLPRFQLSRAFLAQALQEDSCHYLLYSLILVNSYPITMSIFPVFLFSLLHATTYTKKVLDSMGPTSLMFIRNLLDKLTTNQQNILKFIACNEIFLMPATVFMLFSGQGSLLLPFIYYRFLTLRYTSRRNPYCRTLFTELRILLEHFIMKPACPAFFRRMCLSSIAFVSRLAPTGV
- the bbs7 gene encoding Bardet-Biedl syndrome 7 protein, whose product is MEVHLSRVDYIQVGVTSQKTMRLLPALGKKATQKVAIADHDGILTCFGMKKGEAVPVFKTLPGQKIVRMGLGGAVGTPQEKIFVCSGSQVRGFTKKGKQFLTFDANLTESINAMHVSGADLYVCASYIYNHYCDCKDQDYFLSGDKINDITCVSSEKLFRLIPVLACQDRVLRVLQGSELAYDIEVPGPPSVLELYSKDGGEEILYGTTDGKIGLVQIGDRSAATKWEIDNDKKKGGILCIDTFDIIGDGVNDILVGRDDGTVEVYGFDSSSEPTLRFEHVLSESVTSIQGGCVGKESYDEVLTATYTGWVTGLTTEPQKAEGGPGDEVRMSKETQSKVEALRAELEQLQVKVLQGREQYQQTTQSSTAVSAVPVFSINDKFTLCQDDASYSLTLEVQTAIDNLLLQSDVPIDLLDVDKNSAVVSFSECDSEQPNGNFLLATYRCQANTTRLELKVRSIEGQYGTLQAYITPRLQPKTCQVRQYQIKPLSLHQRTHSIDPDRPMNRLSLVGQFSFAEIHSWVVFCLPEVPEKTPAGESITFYFHNTFLGTQLEATYCKGEGHFKSDNISTISILSDVLSKEATKKKINLNVSYDINDDSVSHTLRMIHPKLEYQLLLAKKVQLVDALKELQVHEGNADFLVPEYRSILDDSSNLLEEYKKQPAHLERLYGMITDLFIDKFKFKGQNVKTKVSSLLEILDNYELNSLLDFFNEA